The DNA sequence CCGGCATCTCCTGGTTCACGGCGCTCATCCGCGTCCCGCTCGTCCTCGCGCGCTCGTTCCTGCGGCGCAAGGCGCTCGCGGCGAAGAACCGCTCGATCGTGCTCGAGCCGGCGCGGCGTGCGTAAACGCCCGACGGATCGGCCGCGGCGCATCGGCGTCGTCACCACCTCGTTCCCGCGGTGGCCCGGCGATCCGGCCGGCGCGTTCGTGCTCGGGCTCGCCGCCGCGCTCTCGCGCCGCGGCCACGAGGTCGAGGTCGTCGTGCCCGAGCCCCGCGAGCGGCCGGCGTGGGGCGACTGTGAGCCGTGGCTCCGCGGGATCCGCGTGCGCGCCGTCCCGTACGCCCGGCCCCGCCGGCTGCAGGCGCTCTTCTTCGGCGCCGGCGTGCCCGACAACCTGGCCCGGAGCCCGGCGCTCGCCGCGCTCGCGCCGCTCGCCGTCGCCGCGCTCGGGGCGGCCGTCCGATGGCGCGCGCCGTCCTGGGACGCGGTCGTGAGCGAGTGGCTGATCCCCTCCGGGCTCGCGGTCGCCGCGCTCGGCGCGCGGAGGCCCGCGCACCTCGCGATCGCCCACTCCGCAGACGTGCACCTCCTCGGGCGGCTCCCGTTCGGGGGCGCGATCGCCGCGCGGCTCGCGGATCGCGCGGAGCGGATCGGGTGCGTCGCAGACGCGCTGCGCGCCGAGCTCGCCAGAATCCTCGGGCCGGAGCGGGCCGGCCGGCGCACGGAGAAGCTCGTCGTCATGCCGATGGGGATCGATCCCGAGGCGCTCGCCCCCGCGCGGGAGCGGGAGGCCGTGCGCGCGGAGCTCGGGATCGAGGGGTTCTCGGTGCTCCTCCTCGGCCGGCTGGTGCCCATCAAGGGCGCGGACCTCCTGATCGACGCCGTCGGCCCGGGGACGCGGACGACGATCCTCGTGGCGGGCGACGGGCCGGCCCGATCCGGGCTCGAGCGGCGTGCCCGCGAGCGGGGCGTCCCGGCGCTGTTCCTCGGGACGGTCGACGAACGGCGGCGCGCGGAGCTGCTCGCGGCGTGCGACGCCGTGGCGGTACCCTCCCGCGTGCTCGAGAACGGACGCCACGAGGGGCTGCCGCTCGTCGTGCTCGAGGCGATGTGGGCCGGCGCGCCGGTCGTCGCGTCCGACAGCGGCGGCATCCGGGAGATCGTCCGGGACGGCGAGACCGGGCTCCTCGTCCCGGCGAACGACGCAGCGGCGCTCGCCCGCGCGCTCGAGCGGCTCCGGGGCGATCCCGGGCTGCGCGCCCGGCTCGCGGCGGCCGGGCGAGAGGCGGCCTCGACGCGGACATGGGAGGCGCTCGTCCCGGCGTTCGAGGAGGCGCTCCGCTTGACACGAACCCACTCGACCATATAGTGGGCGCGAACGGAGGTACACGGATGGATCCTCGTGAATGGATGTTCGACAAGCGCGTCTTGCGGCGCAACCTCGACAAGGGCGCGCTCACCTGGAAGGCCTACAAGGAGTACCTGAAGGGGCTCGACGACCAGGAGGCCGGCGCCGACACGCTCGAGATCGAGTCGCGGGCGCGCGCCGACGGGGCGGCCGACGGCCGCGACGCGGGGAGGTCGGGCGCCCTCGAGTAGGGCGGCCGACGGGGGAGTCGATGGAAGAAGAGAGCAAGAAACGCATCGCCGGGGAGGGCGCCGACGCGGACGCCGATCCCGCGGTCCCGATCGACTTCACGACCTTCATCTTCTCGCTGAGCTCGTCCGCCGCGATCCACCTCGGGCTCGCCCCGCACCCGGAGCGCACGGACTGCTGCGAGAACCTGCCGATGGCCAAACAGACCATCGACATCCTCGTCCTGCTCCAGGAGAAGACCCGCGGGAACCTGACGGGCGAGGAGGAGCGCATGCTCGCGGACATCCTCTACAACCTGCGGATGGCCTACGTCGACGCGGTCGCCAGGTGCGGGTGTGCCTCGCATGGGGCCTAGGGGCCACACGGTCCTCACCGCCTTCTTCCTCCTCTCGGCAGCGTGCCGTTCCGTGACCGAGACGTCCCCGCCGCCGCCATCGACCCCCGGCGCGCCCGCCCCGCAGGAGCCGGTCGTGAAGGTCGTCTACCCGAACGTGCCCGGCTCGTTCGTCGCCTCGGTCAAGCGGTTGAAGCCGTCGGTGGTGAACATCTTCACGGCGCAGATCGTGAGGGATCGCAGCCCGTTCGGCGTCCCCGGGTTCGAGGATCTCTTCGGCACGCACCGCGAGCGGATCCAGCGCTCGCTCGGTTCGGGGTTCATCGTGGACTCCCAGGGGTACGTGCTGACCAACTTCCACGTCGTGCAGGGCGCCGCGGAGATCCTCGTGCAGCTCGAGGACGGCCGCGAGCTCGCGGCCCAGCCCGTCGGCGCCGAGCCCGGAATCGACGTGGCGCTCCTGCACATCCAGGCGGCGCGGCTCTCCCCCGTCGCCCTCGGCGATTCGGACGCGCTCGAGGTCGGCGAGTGGGTCCTCGCGATCGGCAACCCGTTCGGGCTCTCCCAGACGGTGACGGCGGGCATCGTGAGCGCCAAGGGGCGGGCCTCGCGCGAGATCGGCATGGGCGAGCGCGGGTACCAGAACTTCATCCAGACCGACGCCTCGATCAACCCGGGCAACTCGGGCGGCCCGCTCGCCGACGTGAACGGCGACGTCATCGGGATCAACACGGCGATCGCCGCGGCCGGGCAGGGGATCGGCTTCGCGGTGCCGATCAACATGGTCAAGCCGATTTTGCCGCAGCTCAAGAGCACCGGCCGCGTGGTCCCAGCGTGGATCGGCGTCGGGATCCGCGAGCTCGACCCCGCGGCGGCGAAGAGGATGGGCGTCGGCGGCGGGGTGCTCCTCACCGAGGTGTTCGACGACGGTCCCGCCGCGCGCGCGGGCCTCAAGTCCGGGGACGTGATCGCGCGCTTCAACGGGGCGGAGGTCCACGGCGTCGCGGAGCTCGCGTGGATGACGAACACGGCCGGCGTCGGGAACGACGTGGCGCTCGGCGTCTTCCGCGGGGGCCGCGAGATCGCGGTCACCGTGACGGTCGAGGCGAAGCCGTTCACCCGCTAGACGGGGATCCTACAGGCCGATCGGCGCGTCGGCGCGCACGCCCAAGAGGACGCGCCGCGCCTCGGCCACGGTGAACAGCGATCCGGTCACCAGCACCGCCCCGCCTCGTGGCGCGAGCGCGCGGCACCGTTCGAGGCCGGACCGCACGTCGGGCGCGACGGTCGTCCCGGGTCGCGCGGCGTGCGCCGAGGGATCGAACGCCCTCGCGAGCGGCGGCGGCACGAGCACGAGCGGGCATCCGAGCGGGGCGAGCAGATCGAGCATCGCCGAGACGGGCTTGTCGCGGCACGCGCCGAACAGGATCGCGTCCACGCGCTGACCGCGCTCCTCGAGCGCCGCGACGAGGGCCGCCATAGCCTCCGCGTTGTGGGCCCCGTCGAGGACGTGCAGCGGCCGCCCGGGGATCTCCTCGTAGCGGCCCGGCCAGATCGCGGTCGACGCCGCCCGCGCGAGCGGGGCCTTCGAGAGCCTCGGATCCTCGCGGCCGAGGACGTCGCACACCGCGCCCGCGACCGCGGCGTTCTCCCGCTGGTGCCGGCCGGGCCAGGGCAGCGCGAGGCCGTCGTCGACCGCGAAGTCGCGGCCGCAGAGCTCGACCGGGGCGCCGACCGAGGCCGCGACGCGCTCGACCTCGGCCAGCGCCTCCGCGCCGAGCGGCCCGACCACCAGCGGGATCCCCGGCCGGGCGACGCCGGCCTTCTCGCGCGCGACGTGGGCGAGCGTTGGGCCGAGCCACGCGGTGTGGTCGAGGCCGATCGAGGTGATCGCCGTCACCGCGGGTGCCGCCACCGAGGTGGCGTCCAGCCTGCCGCCGAGGCCCACCTCGAGCACGGCGAGCTCGACCGCGCGCTCCGCGAAGAGGCCGAGCGCCGCGACGGTCGTCGCCTCGAAGAAGGTGAGCGGGAGGCACAAGGGCGGATCGGTCAGCGCGAGGGCGCGCGCGAGGTGCGGCGCGAGCTCACACGAGTCGATCTCGGCGCCGTTCACGCGGAACCGCTCCGTGTAGCGGTGGAGGTGCGGCGACGTGAACAGCCCCGTGGAGAGGCCGGAGGCGCGGGCGCAGCCCTCCACGAGCACCGCGACCACACCCTTGCCGTTCGTCCCGGCGATCTGCGCGCATCGCAGACCGCGATCCGGAGCGCCGATTCCGTCCGCCGCGGCGCGCACCCGATCGAGCCCGAGCTCGATGCCGCGGGTTCCGAGCGCGTAGACCCGTGAGAGGAGGGAGGCGTAGTCCATGGGCGGCAAGCCCTACTTGTACTGATCCTTGAGCTTCAGGAACTGCAGGAAGTCGTCGATGTCCTCGACCTTGGAGATGACCCAGGTGCCGTCCTCCAGCGCGACGAAGCCGGCGTTGACGAGCCGCAGCATGATGTCCTCGACCTCGGCGGGCTCGAGTCCGACCTGCTCGGCCATCTCGTTGAAGTCGGTCCTGAATCGCACCGCGCCTTCCCGGTTGTCGTGTATCCGGACGAGCCGCTTCAGGTTCTCGATCACGCGCTCCTTGGCGTCGCGGTAGAGGAGGACGCGGATCAGCGCGTCCGCCGACTCGAGGCGCCGCGCGAGCTTCCGGATGAGGCGCAGGGCGATCTCCGTGTTGTGGACGATCATCTCCTCGAGCACGCGGACACCGACGACGAGCAGCTCCGCGTCCTCCTGGACGGTCGCCGTCGCGGAGCGCGGCTGATCCGTCAGGATGGACATCTCTCCGACGAACTCGCCTGGCCCGAGGATCGCGAGCGTCTTCTCGACGCCCCTGGACTCCACCGCGATGCGCACCGAGCCGGAGCGGACGACGAACATCTCCGCGCCCTTCTCTCCGGTGGTGAACAGCACCTCTCCGGCCTTTGCGTTCTTCCCGTATTTCGCGAATAAAGGATCGCTCATCGTCTCCTCCGCGCCCGAAGTGAGCGCAGTATAGCAGAAAGGGGCGCTCGATTCGTCTTTTGTGCTCCGCGACGAGCGGACATCAAACTGCGGGGCCATGGCGTCGCTTTGTTGACGCTAGAGTGCCGTTGCGTTTAGGATTTGACGACCGTTTGCGAACGCGACCGGGGGTCGTGTGCGAAGGAGGGCTCCTTGCAGAAGAAAACGATCCTGTTCGTCGACGACAGCGCGACGATGCGCACCATCGCCGAGAAGACGTTCTTCGCCGAGCCCTTCGACGTCGTCACGGTGCCGTCCGGCGAGGCGGCGATCGCGAAGTTCAAGGAGGTGCGCCCGAGCGTCGTGCTCGTCGACGCGGGGATGGCCGGGGTGAACGGCTACGACGTCTGCAAGGCGATCCGGGAGGACGCGGTCGCCGGGAAGACGCCCGTGATCATCATGAGCGGCGTCTCGATGCCGTACGACGAGGGTCGCGGCCGCGACGTCGGCGCGACGGAGCACGTCAAGAAGCCGTTCGACACGGCGAAGCTCATCGAGCGCGTCGTCGAGCTGTCGAAGGCCGCCCCCGGGGCGGACGAGGTGGAGGCGATACCGCTGCAGCCCAAGCCCGCACCGGCGCCGAGCTTCCAGCCGGCCGCGCCCAAGCCGATCGCCCCGCCGATGGCGCCGGCCGCGCTCAGGGCGCCGATCCGCCCGGTGTCGCCGCCCGCAGCGGCGCCCAAGGTGGCGGCCCACTCCCAGATCAAGGAGACCATGGAGTTCGGCCGGGCGATGAGCCTCCAGGCCGCGCAGAAGGCCGCCGAGCCGGAGGTCAAGCCGATCGAGATCTCCCCGCCGACGCACACCGAGACCGCGCAGTTCCAGGTCGGAACGCTCGCGGAGCTCGCGCAGATGGACGCCTCCGGGCGCAACGTCCGGCCGGAGCCGGCGGCGGACGCGATCGAGCTGAAGCCCGCGGCCCCGGCTCCGAGGGCCGAGCCGAGCCAGGCCGTGACCGCGGCGGTTCGCGAAAAGGCGCGCGCCGTCGCCGAGCGGGTCGCCGCACAGTCGGGGGCCGACCTGACACCCGATCAGGTGGCCGCCCTGCAGCGGCTGAGCGCCGACGTCATCGAACGCGTGGTGTGGGAGGTCGTGCCGGATCTCGCCGAGGCGATCATCCGAGAGCAGATCGCGAAGCTCCTCCAGAAGTGAGCCCCCAAGATGCTCGACATCCAGAGAATCCGGAGTGAAACCGATGCGGTGAAGCGCGGCCTCGGGACCGTCGGGGTCGCGCCCGACGCGATCGACCACGTCCTCTCGCTCGACGGCAGGCGGCGCGATCTGCAGCGCGAGGGGGACGCCCTGCGCGCCGAGCTGAACACGAAGTCGAAGGAGATCGGCCGCGAGCGGGATCCCGAAAAGCGGAAAGCGCTGATCGACGCCGTCGCCGCCGTGAAGCGTGGGATCAAGGAGAACGAGGCCGCGGTGCCCGAGGTCGAGAAGGAGCTCAACGATCTCCTGCTGTCGATCCCCAACGTGCCGCTTCCGGAGGTGCCGATCGGCCCGGACGAGACGCACAACGTCGTCGTCGAAGAGCGCGGGCAGGAGCCCGCCTTCGATTTCGAGCCGAGGCCGCACTGGGAGATCATGGAGCGCCTCGGCATCATCGACTTCGAGCGCGGGCAGAAGGTCTCCGGCTCCCGCTTCTACTTCCTGTGCGGCGAGGGCGCCCGGCTCCAGCGGGCGCTCATCACGTGGATGCTCGACGTGCACACGCGCGAGCACGGCTACACGGAGCTCTACTCGCCTATCATGGTGCGCGCCGAGTGCCTCTACGGCACGGGGAACCTCCCCAAGTTCGGCGACAACCTGTACCACGACGCCGAGGAGGACTACTGGTTCATCCCCACCGGCGAGGTCCCGGTGACGAACTACTACCGCGACGAGATCCTCGACGGCGCGCTGCTTCCGCGCAGGCACGTCACGTACACGCCGTGCTTCCGCCGCGAGAAGATGAGCCACGGCAAGGACACGCGGGGCATCAAGCGCGGCCACCAGTTCGACAAGGTCGAGCTCGTGCAGTTCGTGCGCCCTTCGCTCGGGCGGGCCGCGCTCGACGAGCTGACCGGGCACGCCCAGCGGCTGCTCGAGCTGCTCGGGCTCAGGCACAGGAAGGTCATGATCTGCTCGGGCGACCTCTCGTTCGTCGCCGCCATGAAGTACGATCTCGAGGCGTGGTCTCCGGGGAGCGGCGAGTGGCTCGAGGTCTCGAGCTGCAGCCTGTTCGAAGACTATCAGGCCCGCCGCGCGCGGATCCGGTTCAAGGACGAGGACGGCAAGAACCGGTTCGTCCACACCCTGAACGGCTCCGGGCTCGCGCTACCTCGCGTCCTGATATCGTTGATCGAGACCTACCAGCGGGCGGACGGGTCGGTCATGGTGCCCGAGGTGATCCGCCCGTACATGGGCGGTCTCGAGCGGCTCGCGCCCAAGCGCTGATCGAGCGCCGCTCACGCGAACATGGTCTGGATATCCTTCTCCACCGTCTCCTCCTTCTTTCCCAGCGAGAGGCCGAGCTCGGTGACGAGCAGTGACCTCGCGGTGTCCAGGAGGCGTCGTTCGCCGAAGGAGAGATCCTTGTCGGACTTCAGCCGGTACAGATCCCGCAGGACCTTGGCGACCTCGAAGGGCGAGCCGCTCTTGAGCATCTCCATGTATTCGCGGTAGCGGCGGTTCCAGGGCTGCGTCTTCACCGCGACGTCGTCCGACTTCAGGATGTCGAGCACCTTCTTCGCGTCCTTGCGCGAGATGACCGGCCTGAGCCCCGCCGCGGCGGCGGTCTCGGTCGGCACCATGATCTTCATACCATTCTCGAGGACCTTGAGGATGTAGAACGAGCGCTCCTTGCCGCCGAGCGAGCGCGTCTGGATGTCGGTGACCTCCCCCACGCCGTGCGCCGGGTAGACAGCCTTGTCGCCGATCTTGAAGGTCTGACTGACTGCCATGAGCCTCGTGTTCCTCGCGCTGGAAGCGATCATGTCCGCGGTTTCAGACGCGACGGCGAAAGACCGGCCGCACCTGCGGAGCAGCTTTCATAGCACGGCAAGCGGAGTAGGTCAATGTGCGTTATTATTAGTTTCGGATTTTCCGATAACGATAATATGTATATGAAATGTTGTTTTGCGTTATTCGTTCGCACTCGAAACCAAATAATATATTCGGCGCCTTTCCACGAAAATGTTTATGTATAACAGTTTATAAATAGCTTGACTTTTTCGAAAGGGCTCAATAACATACGCGCCAACGTGTCATCTAACATATCGAAATTCCTATTCAATTCGGGCTTTGCCCGGATGGGAAAAAGCAGAGCGAAAAACCAGAGTCGGGCGGCATGAGTGCTGCCCGAACGAAGGGGATGGCCATGATAAAACACGGTTTGCTCGCCAGCTCGTTGACGCTCGTTGTCGTCCTCTCTTTCGGCACGAACGCCGGGGCGCAGGACATG is a window from the Pseudomonadota bacterium genome containing:
- a CDS encoding glycosyltransferase family 4 protein — its product is MRKRPTDRPRRIGVVTTSFPRWPGDPAGAFVLGLAAALSRRGHEVEVVVPEPRERPAWGDCEPWLRGIRVRAVPYARPRRLQALFFGAGVPDNLARSPALAALAPLAVAALGAAVRWRAPSWDAVVSEWLIPSGLAVAALGARRPAHLAIAHSADVHLLGRLPFGGAIAARLADRAERIGCVADALRAELARILGPERAGRRTEKLVVMPMGIDPEALAPAREREAVRAELGIEGFSVLLLGRLVPIKGADLLIDAVGPGTRTTILVAGDGPARSGLERRARERGVPALFLGTVDERRRAELLAACDAVAVPSRVLENGRHEGLPLVVLEAMWAGAPVVASDSGGIREIVRDGETGLLVPANDAAALARALERLRGDPGLRARLAAAGREAASTRTWEALVPAFEEALRLTRTHSTI
- a CDS encoding DUF1844 domain-containing protein; this translates as MEEESKKRIAGEGADADADPAVPIDFTTFIFSLSSSAAIHLGLAPHPERTDCCENLPMAKQTIDILVLLQEKTRGNLTGEEERMLADILYNLRMAYVDAVARCGCASHGA
- a CDS encoding CarD family transcriptional regulator; this translates as MAVSQTFKIGDKAVYPAHGVGEVTDIQTRSLGGKERSFYILKVLENGMKIMVPTETAAAAGLRPVISRKDAKKVLDILKSDDVAVKTQPWNRRYREYMEMLKSGSPFEVAKVLRDLYRLKSDKDLSFGERRLLDTARSLLVTELGLSLGKKEETVEKDIQTMFA
- a CDS encoding trypsin-like peptidase domain-containing protein, with amino-acid sequence MGPRGHTVLTAFFLLSAACRSVTETSPPPPSTPGAPAPQEPVVKVVYPNVPGSFVASVKRLKPSVVNIFTAQIVRDRSPFGVPGFEDLFGTHRERIQRSLGSGFIVDSQGYVLTNFHVVQGAAEILVQLEDGRELAAQPVGAEPGIDVALLHIQAARLSPVALGDSDALEVGEWVLAIGNPFGLSQTVTAGIVSAKGRASREIGMGERGYQNFIQTDASINPGNSGGPLADVNGDVIGINTAIAAAGQGIGFAVPINMVKPILPQLKSTGRVVPAWIGVGIRELDPAAAKRMGVGGGVLLTEVFDDGPAARAGLKSGDVIARFNGAEVHGVAELAWMTNTAGVGNDVALGVFRGGREIAVTVTVEAKPFTR
- a CDS encoding bifunctional folylpolyglutamate synthase/dihydrofolate synthase, whose protein sequence is MDYASLLSRVYALGTRGIELGLDRVRAAADGIGAPDRGLRCAQIAGTNGKGVVAVLVEGCARASGLSTGLFTSPHLHRYTERFRVNGAEIDSCELAPHLARALALTDPPLCLPLTFFEATTVAALGLFAERAVELAVLEVGLGGRLDATSVAAPAVTAITSIGLDHTAWLGPTLAHVAREKAGVARPGIPLVVGPLGAEALAEVERVAASVGAPVELCGRDFAVDDGLALPWPGRHQRENAAVAGAVCDVLGREDPRLSKAPLARAASTAIWPGRYEEIPGRPLHVLDGAHNAEAMAALVAALEERGQRVDAILFGACRDKPVSAMLDLLAPLGCPLVLVPPPLARAFDPSAHAARPGTTVAPDVRSGLERCRALAPRGGAVLVTGSLFTVAEARRVLLGVRADAPIGL
- the serS gene encoding serine--tRNA ligase, which codes for MLDIQRIRSETDAVKRGLGTVGVAPDAIDHVLSLDGRRRDLQREGDALRAELNTKSKEIGRERDPEKRKALIDAVAAVKRGIKENEAAVPEVEKELNDLLLSIPNVPLPEVPIGPDETHNVVVEERGQEPAFDFEPRPHWEIMERLGIIDFERGQKVSGSRFYFLCGEGARLQRALITWMLDVHTREHGYTELYSPIMVRAECLYGTGNLPKFGDNLYHDAEEDYWFIPTGEVPVTNYYRDEILDGALLPRRHVTYTPCFRREKMSHGKDTRGIKRGHQFDKVELVQFVRPSLGRAALDELTGHAQRLLELLGLRHRKVMICSGDLSFVAAMKYDLEAWSPGSGEWLEVSSCSLFEDYQARRARIRFKDEDGKNRFVHTLNGSGLALPRVLISLIETYQRADGSVMVPEVIRPYMGGLERLAPKR
- a CDS encoding Crp/Fnr family transcriptional regulator, which codes for MSDPLFAKYGKNAKAGEVLFTTGEKGAEMFVVRSGSVRIAVESRGVEKTLAILGPGEFVGEMSILTDQPRSATATVQEDAELLVVGVRVLEEMIVHNTEIALRLIRKLARRLESADALIRVLLYRDAKERVIENLKRLVRIHDNREGAVRFRTDFNEMAEQVGLEPAEVEDIMLRLVNAGFVALEDGTWVISKVEDIDDFLQFLKLKDQYK
- a CDS encoding response regulator, which codes for MQKKTILFVDDSATMRTIAEKTFFAEPFDVVTVPSGEAAIAKFKEVRPSVVLVDAGMAGVNGYDVCKAIREDAVAGKTPVIIMSGVSMPYDEGRGRDVGATEHVKKPFDTAKLIERVVELSKAAPGADEVEAIPLQPKPAPAPSFQPAAPKPIAPPMAPAALRAPIRPVSPPAAAPKVAAHSQIKETMEFGRAMSLQAAQKAAEPEVKPIEISPPTHTETAQFQVGTLAELAQMDASGRNVRPEPAADAIELKPAAPAPRAEPSQAVTAAVREKARAVAERVAAQSGADLTPDQVAALQRLSADVIERVVWEVVPDLAEAIIREQIAKLLQK